One part of the Actinomyces howellii genome encodes these proteins:
- a CDS encoding YciI family protein — MSTIYAVEYHYVTDRDEDLDRLRPSHRAFNADLADRGHLLAAGPYVGTHDALIIVRAQDEAGALALLEDDPFLEAGLIAERLPRQWNPVIGVLSPAS; from the coding sequence ATGAGCACGATCTACGCCGTGGAGTACCACTACGTCACCGACCGGGACGAGGACCTCGACCGGCTGCGCCCCTCCCACCGGGCATTCAACGCCGACCTGGCCGACCGCGGCCACCTCCTGGCGGCCGGACCGTACGTGGGGACCCACGACGCCCTCATCATCGTGCGCGCCCAGGACGAGGCAGGCGCGCTGGCCCTCCTGGAGGACGACCCCTTCCTCGAGGCGGGTCTCATCGCCGAGCGCCTGCCCCGGCAGTGGAACCCGGTCATCGGGGTCCTCAGCCCCGCCTCCTAG
- a CDS encoding cation-translocating P-type ATPase, with translation MTTIEQAPVGLSAAQVDERVRQGLTNAYEERTSRSAAQILRANVLTIFNGILGTALVLILVFGHWPDALFGFVLLLNTATGTIAEVRAKRALDRLAVLETPHAVVLRDGQEHEVSVGQVVLDDVVRLSTGQQVPADGEVLVSDGLEIDESILTGESRPVRPGRGDLVMSGTTVTAGSGLFRTTAVGGEAYAHRLAREARRYSLVVSELQAGTNRVLRWISWVIVPVALLLVWSQLRQAGGVEHALGTGAWRVALVAGIAGVVGMVPQGLVLLTSVNFATAALSLARRRVLVQELPAVEVLARVDVLCLDKTGTITTGRIRLGRVQAATGPEDGPLAPGSLTALTVLTGGPDPNPTARAIAEGLSELAGPGGPGQDDGPAVPVQGVSAVPFSSRRKWSAVRYEGRTWVLGAPEIVLGQARDGQDALVRVQGLAAQGVRVLALASSADPWQGGPDAHRTDDEPGAGGPDGAGEGASQGGQDYALPPALEPAALITLAEDVRPDAARTLAYFREQGVEAKVISGDNPATVATVARQAGVRAPDGGELVALDARELPTQADTPEDRERLARALEEASVLGRVTPEQKRALVRALRARGHVVAMTGDGVNDALALKEADLGIAMGNGAPATKAVARLVLLSGEFSALPGVVAQGRRVMANTERIASLFLAKTVYASLIAVVVAVTAMSYPFLPRQLTIVSSLTIGIPAFILALAPSSRRYRAGFLGRVLTMAVPAGVVAGVATLVVHLWLTATGAPEAQVTTGATLVLVVSGLWLLTLTARPLLGWRLGLVLAMAGAAVLGILVPAVRSFFLLAWPTPGVWWVIAVVAGCAVGGIEAVHLLRERLRPADRA, from the coding sequence GTGACCACCATCGAGCAGGCCCCGGTCGGGCTGAGTGCTGCACAGGTTGACGAGCGCGTCAGGCAGGGCCTGACCAACGCCTACGAGGAGAGGACCTCCCGCAGCGCCGCACAGATCCTGCGCGCCAACGTCCTGACGATCTTCAACGGCATCCTGGGCACCGCCCTGGTCCTCATCCTCGTCTTCGGGCACTGGCCGGACGCGCTCTTCGGCTTCGTCCTGCTGCTCAACACCGCCACCGGCACCATCGCCGAGGTCCGGGCCAAGCGGGCGCTCGACCGGCTCGCGGTCCTGGAGACGCCCCACGCCGTCGTCCTGCGCGACGGCCAGGAGCACGAGGTGAGCGTCGGGCAGGTGGTGCTCGACGACGTCGTGCGCCTGAGCACCGGCCAGCAGGTCCCCGCCGACGGTGAGGTGCTCGTCAGTGACGGCCTGGAGATCGACGAGTCGATCCTCACCGGCGAGTCCCGGCCGGTCAGGCCCGGTCGCGGGGACCTTGTCATGTCGGGGACCACGGTGACCGCCGGCAGCGGCCTGTTCCGCACCACCGCCGTGGGCGGTGAGGCCTACGCCCACCGTCTGGCCCGCGAGGCCCGCAGGTACTCCCTCGTGGTCTCCGAGCTCCAGGCGGGCACGAACCGTGTGCTGCGGTGGATCTCCTGGGTCATCGTGCCCGTCGCGCTGCTCCTCGTGTGGTCCCAGCTGCGTCAGGCCGGGGGCGTCGAGCACGCCCTGGGCACCGGCGCGTGGCGCGTCGCCCTCGTGGCGGGCATCGCCGGGGTCGTGGGCATGGTCCCTCAGGGCCTCGTGCTGCTCACCTCCGTCAACTTCGCGACGGCGGCACTGAGCCTGGCGCGCAGGCGGGTCCTGGTCCAGGAGCTGCCCGCGGTCGAGGTGCTGGCCCGTGTCGACGTGCTGTGCCTGGACAAGACCGGCACGATCACCACCGGCCGCATCCGGCTGGGGCGGGTCCAGGCGGCCACCGGCCCCGAGGACGGCCCGCTCGCCCCCGGCTCCCTGACCGCCCTCACGGTGCTCACCGGGGGGCCGGACCCCAACCCGACGGCTCGCGCCATCGCTGAGGGCCTGAGCGAGCTCGCCGGCCCCGGTGGGCCGGGGCAGGACGACGGACCGGCGGTGCCCGTGCAGGGCGTGAGCGCCGTGCCCTTCTCCTCGCGCCGCAAGTGGTCCGCCGTGCGCTACGAGGGCCGCACCTGGGTGCTGGGCGCCCCGGAGATCGTGCTCGGCCAGGCTCGTGACGGCCAGGACGCCCTCGTCCGTGTCCAGGGCCTGGCCGCCCAGGGGGTGCGGGTGCTCGCGCTCGCCTCCTCCGCCGATCCCTGGCAGGGCGGCCCCGACGCCCATCGCACCGACGACGAGCCGGGCGCCGGAGGCCCGGACGGTGCTGGCGAGGGCGCGTCACAGGGCGGGCAGGACTACGCCCTGCCTCCCGCCCTGGAGCCGGCGGCCCTCATCACGCTCGCCGAGGACGTGCGGCCGGACGCCGCCCGGACGCTGGCCTACTTCCGTGAGCAGGGCGTGGAGGCCAAGGTCATCTCCGGGGACAACCCGGCCACGGTGGCCACCGTGGCGCGCCAGGCAGGTGTGCGCGCGCCCGACGGCGGTGAGCTGGTCGCCCTGGACGCGCGCGAGCTGCCGACCCAGGCCGACACCCCTGAGGACCGTGAGCGCCTGGCCCGGGCACTGGAGGAGGCCAGCGTCCTGGGGCGGGTCACCCCCGAGCAGAAGCGTGCTCTCGTGCGTGCCCTGCGCGCCCGCGGTCACGTCGTGGCCATGACCGGTGACGGGGTCAACGACGCCCTAGCGCTCAAGGAGGCCGACCTCGGCATCGCCATGGGCAACGGCGCCCCGGCCACGAAGGCGGTGGCGCGGCTGGTGCTGCTCAGCGGGGAGTTCTCCGCGCTTCCCGGAGTCGTGGCCCAGGGACGGCGGGTCATGGCCAACACCGAGCGCATCGCCTCCCTGTTCCTGGCCAAGACCGTCTACGCCTCGCTCATCGCCGTCGTCGTGGCGGTCACCGCGATGTCCTACCCCTTCCTGCCGCGCCAGCTGACGATCGTGTCCTCCCTGACCATCGGGATCCCCGCGTTCATCCTGGCCCTGGCACCCAGCAGTCGCCGTTACCGTGCGGGCTTCCTGGGGCGTGTGCTCACCATGGCGGTGCCCGCGGGGGTCGTCGCGGGGGTGGCGACCCTCGTCGTGCACCTCTGGCTGACAGCCACCGGCGCCCCGGAGGCGCAGGTGACCACCGGTGCAACCCTCGTCCTCGTGGTCTCGGGCCTGTGGCTGCTCACCCTGACGGCACGCCCCCTGCTGGGCTGGCGCCTCGGGCTCGTCCTGGCCATGGCGGGGGCCGCGGTGCTCGGGATCCTCGTCCCGGCGGTGCGCTCCTTCTTCCTTCTGGCCTGGCCCACGCCGGGGGTCTGGTGGGTGATCGCCGTCGTGGCCGGCTGCGCCGTCGGCGGGATCGAGGCCGTCCACCTCCTGCGTGAGCGTCTCCGCCCCGCAGACCGGGCCTGA
- a CDS encoding TerC family protein, with amino-acid sequence MDVHALGWIALAAIILTMITIDIVGHVRTPHEPTLKEAAWWSVAYIAMAVVFGVIVWQVWGHVYGQEYFAGYITEKALSVDNLFVFVIMISAFRVPRKYQQEVLLAGIIIALVLRLVFILAGAALIENFSWVFYFFGAWLLWTAFSQAREGVEEPSDHELEYEPSRFVRFISRVVPITDGFVGGKLIHRHAGRTMMTPMLLCIIAIGTADVMFAVDSIPAIYSLTREPYLVFAANAFSLLGLRQLYFLIDGLLDRLIYLHYGLAAILGFIGLKLINHALHENEVPFINGGEHWDLIPEPSIQVSLGFIVVTIVITVVASVLKSRSDAREEENAA; translated from the coding sequence GTGGACGTCCACGCCCTGGGATGGATCGCCTTGGCCGCGATCATCCTCACCATGATCACCATCGACATCGTGGGCCACGTGCGCACCCCGCACGAGCCGACCCTCAAGGAGGCCGCCTGGTGGTCGGTGGCCTACATCGCGATGGCGGTCGTCTTCGGCGTCATCGTCTGGCAGGTGTGGGGCCACGTCTACGGCCAGGAGTACTTCGCGGGGTACATCACCGAGAAGGCGCTGAGCGTCGACAACCTCTTCGTCTTCGTCATCATGATCTCGGCCTTCCGCGTGCCCAGGAAGTACCAGCAGGAGGTGCTCCTGGCGGGCATCATCATCGCCCTGGTCCTGCGCCTCGTCTTCATCCTGGCCGGTGCGGCCCTCATCGAGAACTTCTCCTGGGTGTTCTACTTCTTCGGGGCCTGGCTGCTGTGGACCGCCTTCTCCCAGGCGCGTGAGGGCGTCGAGGAGCCCAGTGACCACGAGCTGGAGTACGAGCCAAGTCGCTTCGTGCGCTTCATCTCCCGCGTCGTGCCGATCACCGACGGCTTCGTGGGCGGCAAGCTCATCCACCGGCACGCCGGTCGCACGATGATGACCCCGATGCTCCTGTGCATCATCGCCATCGGCACCGCGGACGTCATGTTCGCCGTCGACTCCATCCCCGCCATCTACTCCCTGACCCGCGAGCCCTACCTCGTCTTCGCCGCCAACGCCTTCTCCCTCCTGGGCCTGCGCCAGCTCTACTTCCTCATCGACGGCCTGCTCGACCGCCTCATCTACCTCCACTACGGCCTGGCCGCGATCCTGGGCTTCATCGGCCTCAAGCTCATCAACCACGCGCTGCACGAGAACGAGGTGCCCTTCATCAACGGCGGGGAGCACTGGGACCTCATCCCCGAGCCCTCGATCCAGGTCTCCCTGGGCTTCATCGTCGTCACCATTGTCATCACCGTCGTCGCATCGGTCCTCAAGTCGCGTTCCGACGCCCGTGAGGAGGAGAACGCGGCCTGA
- the argF gene encoding ornithine carbamoyltransferase, with the protein MSHSLQGRHFLKELDFTAEEWRGLLDLAAELKAAKKAGREVQRLVGKNIALIFEKTSTRTRCAFEVAAYDQGAQVTYLDPSGSQMGHKESVADTARVLGRFYDGIEFRGKKQEHVEQLAELSGVPVWNGLTDEWHPTQMLADQLTMLEHAGGKEIGEISFAYLGDARNNVANSLLVAGALMGMDVRMVAPKELHNPAEVVEQAQRLAEVSGARVLVTDDVEAGVAGVDFVYTDVWVSMGEPKEVWDERIGLLRPYQVNAELLAKTGNPGVKFLHCLPAFHDTNTTVGKDIFDKTGLDGVEVTDDVFESEANVAFDQAENRMHTIKAVMVATLGTWE; encoded by the coding sequence ATGAGTCATTCTCTGCAGGGGCGTCATTTCCTCAAGGAGCTTGATTTCACGGCTGAGGAGTGGCGTGGGCTGCTTGACCTGGCTGCGGAGCTGAAGGCTGCGAAGAAGGCTGGTCGGGAGGTGCAGCGTCTGGTGGGGAAGAACATCGCGCTGATCTTCGAGAAGACCTCGACGCGGACGCGGTGCGCGTTCGAGGTGGCGGCCTATGACCAGGGTGCGCAGGTGACGTACCTGGACCCCTCGGGCTCGCAGATGGGTCACAAGGAGTCGGTGGCTGACACGGCTCGGGTGCTGGGTCGGTTCTATGACGGGATCGAGTTCCGGGGCAAGAAGCAGGAGCACGTTGAGCAGCTGGCTGAGCTGTCGGGGGTGCCGGTGTGGAACGGTCTGACTGATGAGTGGCACCCCACGCAGATGCTGGCTGACCAGCTGACGATGCTGGAGCACGCGGGGGGCAAGGAGATCGGTGAGATCTCGTTCGCCTACCTGGGGGACGCGCGTAACAACGTGGCGAACTCGCTGCTGGTGGCTGGTGCGCTCATGGGGATGGACGTGCGGATGGTGGCTCCTAAGGAGCTGCACAACCCTGCTGAGGTCGTCGAGCAGGCCCAGCGCCTGGCGGAGGTCTCCGGTGCCAGGGTGCTGGTGACTGACGACGTCGAGGCCGGTGTGGCTGGTGTGGACTTCGTGTACACCGACGTGTGGGTCTCGATGGGTGAGCCCAAGGAGGTGTGGGACGAGCGGATCGGTCTGCTGCGTCCGTACCAGGTCAACGCCGAGCTGCTGGCCAAGACGGGGAACCCGGGGGTGAAGTTCCTGCACTGCCTGCCGGCGTTCCACGACACGAACACCACGGTGGGCAAGGACATCTTCGACAAGACCGGTCTGGACGGGGTCGAGGTCACCGACGACGTGTTCGAGTCCGAGGCCAACGTCGCCTTCGACCAGGCCGAGAACCGGATGCACACCATCAAGGCCGTCATGGTCGCCACCCTGGGAACCTGGGAGTGA
- a CDS encoding arginine deiminase, with translation MSDQKHGVYSEVGTLRRVMVCRPGRAHEHLTPSNCHDLLFDDVLDVPKAQRDHEVFVNLMRERDIDVLELRDLLADVLDIPEARSFILDRRVNHATMGVGVAEDLRAWMDEMPSAELGELLIGGLVSDEVPADVFGTCISPFHVNSDDPELLIAPLPNTLFTRDNSAWIYDGVELSRMFWGARRREVLLLTAIYRYHPLFKYDYNVWLDTVDKDMGHTFIEGGDIMPIGKGIVLVGMGERSTFQAVSQIAKSLFDAGSAERVIAARMPKERAAMHLDTVFTMCSEEVVNIYDPVVRAMDTFSLRPDETERGGIKVTYDEGYFVDVVSDALGVKLNPVQSTAGRYGAECEQWNDGNNVVALSPGVVVAYDRNYSINANLRAAGIEVLEIPSSELGRGRGGGHCMTCPIDRDPVY, from the coding sequence ATGTCCGATCAGAAGCACGGCGTCTACTCCGAGGTCGGCACCCTGCGACGCGTCATGGTCTGCCGGCCCGGGCGCGCCCACGAGCACCTCACCCCGTCGAACTGCCACGACCTGCTCTTCGACGACGTCCTGGACGTGCCCAAGGCGCAGCGTGACCACGAGGTCTTCGTCAACCTCATGCGTGAGCGGGACATCGACGTCCTCGAGCTGCGCGACCTGCTGGCCGACGTCCTCGACATCCCCGAGGCCCGGTCCTTCATTCTGGACCGCCGCGTCAACCACGCCACCATGGGTGTGGGCGTCGCGGAGGACCTGCGCGCCTGGATGGACGAGATGCCCTCGGCCGAGCTCGGCGAGCTCCTCATCGGAGGCCTGGTCTCCGACGAGGTCCCCGCCGACGTCTTCGGTACGTGCATCTCCCCGTTCCACGTCAACAGCGACGACCCCGAGCTGCTCATCGCGCCTCTGCCCAACACCCTGTTCACTCGTGACAACTCCGCCTGGATCTACGACGGCGTCGAGCTGTCCCGCATGTTCTGGGGGGCTCGTCGCCGCGAGGTCCTCCTGCTCACCGCCATCTACCGGTACCACCCGCTGTTCAAGTACGACTACAACGTCTGGCTGGACACGGTGGACAAGGACATGGGCCACACCTTCATCGAGGGCGGCGACATCATGCCGATCGGCAAGGGCATCGTCCTGGTCGGTATGGGCGAGCGCTCGACCTTCCAGGCGGTCAGCCAGATCGCCAAGTCCCTGTTCGACGCAGGCTCGGCCGAGCGGGTCATCGCCGCGCGCATGCCCAAGGAGCGTGCCGCCATGCACCTCGACACCGTGTTCACGATGTGCTCCGAGGAGGTCGTCAACATCTACGACCCGGTCGTCCGGGCGATGGACACCTTCTCCCTGCGCCCCGACGAGACCGAGCGCGGCGGTATCAAGGTCACCTACGACGAGGGCTACTTCGTCGACGTCGTCTCCGACGCCCTGGGCGTCAAGCTCAACCCGGTGCAGTCCACCGCCGGCCGCTACGGCGCGGAGTGCGAGCAGTGGAACGACGGCAACAACGTCGTGGCCCTGTCCCCGGGGGTCGTCGTGGCCTACGACCGGAACTACTCGATCAACGCCAACCTGCGCGCCGCAGGCATCGAGGTCCTCGAGATCCCGTCCTCCGAGCTCGGGCGCGGTCGTGGGGGCGGGCACTGCATGACCTGCCCGATCGACCGCGACCCCGTCTACTGA
- the arcD gene encoding arginine-ornithine antiporter — MTTASSEADPGESGASPSPTAKVSLAALTALVIGSMIGGGIFGLPQQMAAAAAPGPLIIGWIVTGVGMLMLAFVFQRLAVNKPEIDAGIYGYARAGFGDLVGFSSAWGYWLSAWIGNVGYLVLLMSSIGVFLPGFGAGNTTLAIVVASAVMWLFHVLILRGIREAAVVNAIVTVGKVLPLLVFVVLGLLAFRLDVFTQDFWGAAGSGSVISQVKAMMLVTVWVFIGVEGASVFSERARSRKDVGRATILGFMSVLALLLAVNVLSYGIMARPELAELSDPSLAGVLEAAVGSWGAKFIALGLIISLVGALLSWFLMCAEIMRVPAQEGLMPSVLGRENAKGVPANALWLTMGLVQAFLIWTRFNASTYTNLILLASSLILLPYLLSALYQVLIAVKERRGQVDLVVGLLGSAYGIWLLYAAGLVYLLYTAVFYLLGVPFFIWARREQGGRLLKPVEWALVAVFAVLSVIAVIGLATGSLSI, encoded by the coding sequence ATGACAACTGCCTCGTCCGAGGCCGACCCCGGCGAATCCGGGGCCTCCCCTTCCCCGACCGCCAAGGTCTCTCTTGCGGCACTCACCGCCCTCGTCATCGGCTCGATGATCGGTGGCGGCATCTTCGGTCTGCCTCAGCAGATGGCGGCCGCGGCGGCCCCCGGTCCTCTCATCATCGGCTGGATCGTCACGGGCGTCGGCATGCTCATGCTGGCATTCGTTTTCCAGCGTCTTGCCGTCAACAAGCCGGAGATCGACGCTGGCATCTACGGGTACGCCCGTGCCGGCTTCGGTGACCTCGTCGGCTTCTCCTCGGCCTGGGGGTACTGGCTGTCGGCGTGGATCGGCAACGTGGGCTACCTCGTGCTGCTCATGTCCTCGATCGGCGTCTTCCTGCCCGGTTTCGGTGCGGGCAACACGACCCTGGCGATCGTCGTGGCCTCGGCGGTCATGTGGCTCTTCCACGTGCTCATCCTGCGGGGCATCCGCGAGGCGGCCGTCGTCAACGCGATCGTGACCGTCGGCAAGGTCCTGCCCCTGCTCGTCTTCGTCGTCCTGGGTCTGCTCGCCTTCAGGCTCGACGTCTTCACCCAGGACTTCTGGGGCGCTGCCGGGTCGGGGTCGGTCATCAGCCAGGTCAAGGCCATGATGCTCGTGACCGTGTGGGTCTTCATCGGTGTCGAGGGCGCCTCGGTGTTCTCCGAGCGGGCCAGGAGCCGCAAGGACGTCGGTCGCGCCACCATCCTGGGCTTCATGTCCGTGCTCGCCCTGCTCCTGGCGGTCAACGTCCTGTCCTACGGCATCATGGCCCGTCCCGAGCTCGCCGAGCTGTCGGACCCCTCCCTGGCGGGGGTGCTCGAGGCTGCCGTCGGCTCGTGGGGCGCGAAGTTCATCGCCCTGGGACTCATCATCTCCCTCGTGGGGGCGCTCCTGTCCTGGTTCCTCATGTGCGCCGAGATCATGCGGGTCCCCGCTCAGGAGGGGCTCATGCCCTCGGTCCTGGGGCGCGAGAACGCCAAGGGCGTTCCCGCCAACGCCCTGTGGCTGACGATGGGGCTGGTCCAGGCCTTCCTCATCTGGACCAGGTTCAACGCCTCGACCTACACCAACCTCATCCTCCTGGCCTCCTCCCTCATCCTCCTGCCCTACCTCCTGTCAGCGCTCTACCAGGTCCTCATCGCCGTCAAGGAGCGGCGGGGCCAGGTCGACCTCGTCGTCGGCCTGCTCGGCTCGGCCTACGGCATCTGGCTGCTCTACGCGGCCGGGCTCGTCTACCTGCTGTACACGGCGGTCTTCTACCTCCTGGGCGTGCCCTTCTTCATCTGGGCCCGTCGCGAGCAGGGCGGGCGGCTCCTCAAGCCCGTCGAGTGGGCGCTCGTGGCCGTCTTCGCGGTGCTGTCCGTCATCGCCGTCATCGGCCTGGCCACCGGGAGCCTGTCCATCTGA
- the uvrB gene encoding excinuclease ABC subunit UvrB, which yields MRPVTDLRRTDKPFEVISPYSPSGDQPAAIAELAERLRAGEKDIVLLGATGTGKSATTAWLVEQVQRPTLILEPNKTLAAQMAAEFRELLPNNAVEYFVSYYDYYQPEAYVPQTDTFIEKDSSINDEVERLRHSATNSLLTRRDVVVVSSVSCIYGLGTPQEYVDRMTPLEVGQVIDRDELLRRFVGMQYTRNDIDFTRGTFRVRGDTVEIIPMYEELAVRVEFFGDEIESLATLHPVTGNVIDSVDQVFVFPASHYVAGPERLERALAGIEDELAGRLAVLERDGRLLEAQRLRMRTTYDLEMLRQIGSCSGVENYSMHIDGREPGTPPNTLLDYFPEDFLLVIDESHVTVPQVGAMHEGDASRKRTLVEHGFRLPSALDNRPLTFAEFEDRVGQTVYLSATPGDYEMGRSDGVVEQIIRPTGLVDPKVVVKPTEGQIDDLLEEVRTRVEREERILVTTLTKRMAEDLTTYLADRGVRVEYLHSDVDTLRRVELLRELRMGRFDVLVGINLLREGLDLPEVSLVSILDADKEGFLRSTRSLIQTIGRAARNVSGEVHMYADKVTPAMAEAIEETERRRAKQLAYNAEHGIDPTPLRKRIADVTDMLAREEVDTAELLAGGYRGHEERAVVSRRKRAAQATVRERLAGAAESELAALIEELTAQMRAAAADLQFELAAHLRDEVQDLKKELRDMRAAG from the coding sequence ATGCGTCCCGTGACCGACCTGCGCCGTACCGACAAGCCTTTCGAGGTCATCAGTCCCTACAGCCCCAGCGGTGACCAGCCCGCAGCGATCGCCGAGCTCGCCGAGCGCCTGCGGGCGGGGGAGAAGGACATCGTCCTGCTCGGTGCCACGGGAACGGGCAAGTCCGCCACGACCGCCTGGCTGGTCGAGCAGGTCCAGCGGCCCACGCTCATCCTGGAGCCCAACAAGACCCTGGCCGCGCAGATGGCCGCGGAGTTCCGCGAGCTGCTGCCCAACAACGCGGTCGAGTACTTCGTGTCCTACTACGACTACTACCAGCCCGAGGCCTACGTGCCCCAGACCGACACCTTCATCGAGAAGGACTCCTCCATCAACGACGAGGTCGAGCGCCTGCGCCACAGCGCGACGAACTCCCTGCTCACCCGCCGGGACGTCGTCGTGGTGTCCTCGGTGTCCTGCATCTACGGCCTGGGTACCCCCCAGGAGTACGTCGACCGCATGACGCCCCTGGAGGTCGGCCAGGTCATCGACCGCGACGAGCTGCTGCGGCGCTTCGTGGGCATGCAGTACACCCGCAACGACATCGACTTCACCCGGGGGACCTTCCGCGTGCGCGGCGACACCGTCGAGATCATCCCCATGTACGAGGAGCTCGCCGTGCGGGTCGAGTTCTTCGGTGACGAGATCGAGTCCCTGGCCACGCTCCACCCGGTGACCGGCAACGTCATCGACTCCGTCGACCAGGTCTTCGTCTTCCCCGCCTCCCACTACGTGGCCGGTCCCGAGCGGCTCGAGCGGGCGCTGGCGGGCATCGAGGACGAGCTCGCGGGGCGCCTGGCGGTCCTCGAGCGCGACGGCAGGCTCCTGGAGGCCCAGCGCCTGCGCATGCGCACCACCTACGACCTGGAGATGCTGCGCCAGATCGGCTCGTGCTCGGGGGTCGAGAACTACTCGATGCACATCGACGGGCGCGAGCCCGGCACGCCGCCCAACACGCTCCTCGACTACTTCCCCGAGGACTTCCTCCTCGTCATCGACGAGTCCCACGTGACCGTGCCCCAGGTCGGTGCCATGCACGAGGGAGACGCCTCGCGCAAGCGCACCCTGGTCGAGCACGGGTTCCGCCTGCCCAGCGCCCTGGACAACCGCCCCCTGACCTTCGCCGAGTTCGAGGACCGGGTCGGTCAGACCGTCTACCTGTCCGCCACGCCGGGCGACTACGAGATGGGGCGCTCCGACGGCGTCGTCGAGCAGATCATCCGCCCCACCGGTCTGGTCGACCCCAAGGTCGTCGTCAAGCCCACCGAGGGCCAGATCGACGACCTGCTCGAGGAGGTGCGCACCCGGGTCGAGCGTGAGGAGAGGATCCTGGTGACCACGCTCACCAAGCGGATGGCCGAGGACCTGACGACCTACCTGGCGGACCGGGGCGTGCGCGTGGAGTACCTCCACTCCGACGTCGACACGCTGCGCCGCGTCGAGCTGCTGCGCGAGCTGCGGATGGGCCGCTTCGACGTCCTGGTGGGCATCAACCTCCTGCGCGAGGGGCTGGACCTGCCCGAGGTGTCCCTTGTGTCGATCCTCGACGCGGACAAGGAGGGCTTCCTGCGCTCGACCCGCTCCCTCATCCAGACCATCGGACGTGCTGCTCGCAACGTCTCGGGGGAGGTCCACATGTACGCCGACAAGGTCACCCCCGCCATGGCCGAGGCCATCGAGGAGACCGAGAGGCGCCGTGCCAAGCAGCTTGCATACAACGCAGAGCACGGTATCGACCCCACGCCCCTGCGCAAGCGGATCGCCGACGTCACCGACATGCTCGCCCGCGAGGAGGTCGACACCGCCGAGCTCCTCGCCGGGGGCTACCGCGGGCACGAGGAGCGCGCCGTGGTCTCCCGACGCAAGCGGGCCGCTCAGGCCACTGTGCGGGAGCGCCTGGCCGGCGCCGCCGAGTCCGAGCTCGCCGCGCTCATCGAGGAGCTGACCGCCCAGATGCGGGCGGCCGCCGCCGACCTCCAGTTCGAGCTCGCGGCTCACCTGCGCGACGAGGTCCAGGACCTCAAGAAGGAGCTGCGGGACATGCGGGCCGCGGGCTGA
- the coaE gene encoding dephospho-CoA kinase — translation MIEHRATGQGGAADPAVPTRVRLTGVETLSPGTTGASWRAVRLVPERLVAPGGRITVERERLPRSRAQAMAAARAAVLDRPEVLLHVSACPSATALRVETRAVDPDACRRQAPTGLRDRAPRPPCGPPELRARWLASAMVGRLRAAGHRVELSDTAGSCEGNAALYAALKAAQDRDGDGRAPLIGLVHVPPPQVMAPDVASEVLTDLLVELSDQARRARCAEAGWSRLSVGRGRRALRVGLTGGIGAGKSTVARLLRARGAHVVDADAIAREVLAPGAPALAAVAEAFGPRVMAADGALDRAALAEIVFSDPSSRARLEALTLPRVAEAAAERMERHGRARVAVYDVPLLTEGAMADLFDCVVVVEAPLKARLSRLAGRGTARTQALERMANQASDAQRRAVADVVVSNGSSPADLVDAVDRLWEHLTGG, via the coding sequence ATGATCGAGCACCGTGCGACCGGGCAGGGCGGCGCGGCGGACCCGGCTGTGCCGACTCGGGTGCGCCTGACCGGCGTCGAGACCCTCAGCCCCGGGACGACCGGCGCCTCGTGGCGGGCCGTACGACTCGTGCCTGAGCGCCTCGTGGCTCCCGGAGGCAGGATCACGGTGGAGCGCGAGCGCCTGCCGCGGTCCCGCGCCCAGGCCATGGCGGCCGCCCGCGCCGCGGTCCTCGACCGCCCCGAGGTCCTCCTCCACGTCAGCGCCTGCCCGTCGGCCACCGCGCTGCGTGTCGAGACCAGGGCCGTCGACCCCGACGCCTGCCGGCGGCAGGCACCCACCGGCTTGCGCGACCGGGCCCCCCGTCCGCCCTGCGGTCCTCCGGAGCTCAGGGCCAGGTGGCTCGCCAGCGCGATGGTGGGGCGCCTGCGCGCCGCCGGCCACCGGGTCGAGCTGTCCGACACGGCCGGCTCCTGCGAGGGCAACGCCGCCCTGTACGCCGCGCTCAAGGCCGCGCAGGACCGTGACGGAGACGGCCGCGCCCCCCTCATCGGACTCGTCCACGTCCCCCCGCCCCAGGTCATGGCGCCCGATGTCGCCTCAGAGGTGCTCACGGACCTCCTCGTCGAGCTGTCCGACCAGGCCCGGCGCGCCCGGTGCGCGGAGGCGGGATGGTCCCGCCTGTCGGTCGGGCGGGGCCGCCGTGCCCTCAGGGTGGGCCTGACCGGGGGGATCGGCGCAGGCAAGTCGACGGTCGCCCGGCTCCTGAGAGCCCGTGGCGCCCACGTCGTCGACGCCGACGCCATCGCCCGGGAGGTCCTCGCTCCCGGAGCACCCGCACTCGCGGCGGTCGCCGAGGCCTTCGGTCCGCGGGTGATGGCGGCCGACGGTGCCCTCGACAGGGCCGCGCTGGCCGAGATCGTCTTCTCCGACCCCTCGTCGCGCGCTCGTCTCGAGGCCCTCACCCTGCCCCGTGTCGCCGAGGCCGCCGCCGAGCGCATGGAGCGTCACGGACGCGCCCGGGTCGCTGTCTACGACGTCCCGCTGCTGACCGAGGGCGCGATGGCTGACCTCTTCGACTGCGTCGTCGTCGTCGAGGCCCCTCTCAAGGCGAGGCTGAGTCGTCTGGCCGGACGGGGCACCGCCCGTACCCAGGCGCTTGAGCGCATGGCCAACCAGGCCAGCGACGCCCAGCGGCGGGCCGTGGCTGACGTCGTCGTGAGCAACGGGTCCTCGCCGGCCGACCTGGTCGACGCCGTTGACCGCCTGTGGGAGCACCTGACCGGGGGCTGA